From the genome of Pseudanabaena sp. FACHB-2040, one region includes:
- a CDS encoding trypsin-like peptidase domain-containing protein: MGFEESKQALTQIHFAGSDAIAGTGFLVADSYVLTCAHVVKAALPAVEEPIGASIEVTFPFLGPASIQAAVVFCEFDEFDGGRDAAVLHLLAPSQLAHQPMPLVPLLQFDSAVVKAFGFPNGEPLGRNLIAVTRGEVTGGWIQIEDTKGPGLAVEAGFSGAPVWCDASQAAVGMVVARDQDRPEAKIGFILPTQKLQTPLQEIQKHSLAQLLTAHQQALTEQIATAYKICRPDNWSAPFPVGLEEMLADLSQMHAESLSASRLVQFGACLLNQAETAIIRAELTGWLEKYAEAVAPLLKQMEQRQQQMLPATTPSSPCLLVNVQADKTSKAEPYQINAWLIANINRYDPRTGEGADVLPTEGWQEYVDDPSQIDPQAGIKYEDIPAMIASYLDQVGRRGIDLQNLTVEFFLPFSLINRDVEQCCIPAEFGFPKPLGIDEDCCHVVLRSQERLEFARGLAAWQSKWKQLDDNGQQKAMNLFIRDETASPKQLQKALQTAFGLKLTRLPKATNQGEIGLLLATGTPAAIWIRSSAEHSWEELVDTQVLSGSLGQVPNQVLALRRNTLELDEEDDLEMSLELGHHLSFLWEDPHRRPPEITYSDKNL, from the coding sequence ATGGGGTTTGAGGAAAGCAAGCAGGCGCTCACACAGATTCACTTTGCTGGCTCCGATGCCATCGCCGGAACTGGCTTTTTGGTGGCTGATAGCTATGTGCTGACCTGCGCCCATGTTGTGAAAGCAGCCCTACCTGCCGTAGAAGAGCCAATTGGGGCCTCTATAGAAGTTACCTTTCCTTTTCTAGGGCCTGCCTCTATTCAAGCGGCGGTTGTCTTTTGCGAGTTTGACGAGTTTGATGGTGGAAGAGATGCCGCCGTGCTGCATCTCCTAGCCCCGTCTCAACTGGCACACCAGCCAATGCCGCTGGTTCCCCTCCTGCAATTTGACAGTGCGGTCGTGAAAGCATTTGGCTTCCCCAATGGAGAGCCGCTTGGCCGCAATTTAATTGCAGTGACCCGGGGAGAAGTCACAGGAGGCTGGATCCAGATAGAGGATACCAAAGGGCCGGGGCTAGCGGTCGAAGCTGGCTTTAGTGGCGCACCTGTCTGGTGCGATGCCTCTCAGGCTGCTGTTGGTATGGTCGTCGCACGGGATCAAGACCGCCCAGAAGCCAAAATTGGCTTTATTCTCCCCACGCAGAAGCTCCAGACTCCCCTGCAAGAGATTCAAAAGCATTCCCTGGCGCAATTGCTGACTGCCCATCAACAAGCCCTAACAGAGCAAATAGCAACCGCTTACAAAATTTGTCGCCCTGACAACTGGAGTGCTCCCTTTCCAGTTGGTTTGGAGGAGATGCTGGCAGATTTGTCTCAGATGCATGCTGAAAGCTTGTCTGCATCCAGGTTGGTTCAGTTTGGAGCCTGCTTATTGAACCAAGCTGAAACTGCCATCATTCGAGCAGAACTGACTGGCTGGCTCGAGAAATATGCAGAGGCCGTAGCCCCCCTACTAAAACAGATGGAGCAGCGGCAGCAGCAGATGTTGCCCGCAACCACGCCCTCAAGCCCTTGCTTACTGGTTAACGTGCAGGCCGATAAAACCTCTAAGGCAGAGCCCTATCAAATCAATGCTTGGCTGATTGCCAATATTAACCGGTACGATCCCAGGACGGGGGAAGGTGCCGACGTTCTTCCTACAGAAGGCTGGCAGGAATATGTGGACGACCCCAGCCAGATTGATCCGCAGGCTGGTATTAAATATGAAGATATTCCCGCGATGATAGCTAGCTACCTCGATCAAGTTGGCCGTCGTGGAATTGACCTGCAAAATCTAACCGTGGAGTTTTTTCTGCCGTTTTCCTTAATTAATAGAGACGTTGAGCAGTGCTGCATTCCGGCAGAATTCGGCTTTCCAAAGCCTTTGGGAATCGACGAAGACTGCTGCCATGTAGTGCTGCGTTCCCAAGAGCGGCTAGAGTTTGCCCGTGGCCTGGCCGCTTGGCAAAGCAAGTGGAAGCAGCTGGATGACAACGGACAGCAGAAGGCTATGAATTTATTCATAAGAGATGAGACTGCTTCTCCTAAGCAACTCCAAAAAGCTCTGCAGACAGCGTTTGGGCTTAAGCTAACGAGGCTTCCTAAAGCAACCAATCAAGGAGAAATTGGCCTGTTGCTAGCTACCGGAACCCCTGCAGCCATTTGGATCCGCTCTAGCGCTGAACATTCCTGGGAAGAGCTTGTAGATACTCAAGTTTTGAGCGGCAGCCTTGGGCAGGTGCCCAATCAGGTTCTGGCCTTGCGGCGTAATACGCTAGAGCTAGATGAAGAAGACGATCTAGAAATGTCTTTAGAGTTGGGGCACCACCTTTCATTTCTGTGGGAAGATCCCCATCGCAGACCGCCCGAGATCACCTATTCCGATAAAAATCTATGA
- a CDS encoding CU044_2847 family protein, with translation MAKEIAQFKLEDGTAFLVEVDPPRTTRGGSIQRVAAVNADQMVYQATQTLEEALDTVKPVAATVLSRLRSGLTTPADGIEVTFGLKLSAEAGVVFGSVGGEVTFEVKLTWEKDKPEEKESADGV, from the coding sequence ATGGCTAAAGAGATCGCTCAATTTAAGCTCGAAGACGGTACCGCCTTTCTGGTTGAAGTAGATCCACCTAGGACAACTAGAGGGGGATCAATTCAACGGGTGGCTGCTGTTAACGCAGATCAGATGGTCTATCAAGCTACTCAGACTCTTGAGGAAGCCTTAGACACGGTGAAGCCTGTTGCAGCAACTGTCCTATCGAGGCTCCGGTCTGGGCTGACAACCCCAGCTGATGGAATTGAAGTAACCTTTGGGCTCAAACTCAGTGCTGAAGCGGGTGTTGTTTTTGGATCAGTCGGCGGTGAAGTGACCTTTGAAGTCAAGCTTACTTGGGAGAAGGATAAGCCTGAAGAAAAAGAGAGTGCTGATGGGGTTTGA